The DNA sequence CAACCTGTTTTATTAATGCATCAGTGTAGGTGCCCTTTAATTTACTTAGGTGTCGCCAACTTAAAATTTTACTTGCAATTTCTACCCCTTCTTCTTCAAGCGCCTCTAGCACTTCATAATTGGTGCTGTACGATCCAGATTTTGACTTTTTCTTTTTACTCAACCCCATTTTATTAAATAAAACATCACTTAATTGTTTTGGTGATGCAATGTTGAATTTTTCCCCTGCCAAGTCGTATATATCGTTCTCAAGTACAGTGATTAGCTGTTGAAACTTATCAGACAATTCCTGTAGTTTTTGAATATTGAGCAGTATTCCATTTTTCTCCATATCAAATATTACTTTCATGAGAGGCCTGTCAAAGCGTTCGTAAATCGTAAAAAGTTTTTCCTGAAATAATCTTCGTGTCAGTTTCTCATGGATCGCTATTAAAGTTTTTGCCGAGAAAGTTTCTACATTTTCACTCAAATTATGTGCAACTATGTTTGGAATGCTGTGATCATGCTTCCCTGTGTCAAGGCTATATGACATGATCATCAAGTCATCAATTGAGTCTAGCACTTTCTCTATTGTAGGGAATGTTTCTCTGATCTTTCTAATATCATGTATTATTTTAAGCACCCCATTTGAAAATAAAGTTGAATTTATTATAGTGAGTGCATCTTGTAGATAGTTTTGATCTATGTAGAAAATATTATCTTCATTGCAAGATAAGGAGATTTTTTTTAACGCGTTGTTTTCAAAGTGGCAATGAACTGCAACTTTGCCTTCATATCTGCAGTGCTCTAAAAATTTCTCTAACTTTTCACTGCTATACTCTGTTTCCTCTTTTGTGCTAGACCCATTATAAGAAAAAAGCTTTTCCACTTTTCCTATCAATGAATTAAATTCATACTTCTTTAAAAAGGATAACAATTTTTCCATATTTGGAGGATGGATTTCGTATTTTGCAACGTCATGCTGAAGATCTACTCTTTCGCATAATGATAAAAGCTTTCTTGAAATGAGTGCTTTTTCCTGATGTTCAGTAAGAATATTACGAACTCTTGTTTGTTCGATATTATCAATGTTCTCTATAATATTATTCAGCGAATCAAATTCATCCAGCAATTTAGCTGCAGTTTTTGGGCCTATCCCTGGGACACCTGGAATGTTATCAGATGCATCTCCAGTTAGAGAAAATAAATCAAGAAGCTTGTTTGAATTTACACCAAATTTTTCTATTACCTGTTTTTCATCTATGTATATATTTTTAATGGGATCAAATATCAAAATATTGTAATTCAAAAGTTGAAATAAATCTTTATCTGAGGAAACTACTACCACCTTAAAGTCTTGATGATTGGTATATTTTGCAGCTAGTGTTGCAATTATGTCATCTGCTTCATAACCCTCAATCTCTTCATAGCTGAGGTTAAAAGCTTCTACAGCTTCCCTCAGTATGGTAAACTGTGGAATTAGATTCTCAGGAGGCGTTACTCTGTTTGCTTTGTACTTAGTATATAAATCGTGCCTAAAGTTTTTTTTTCCTGAATCAAGTGCTATAGTTAAGTAGTCCGAATGGGAAATATACTTCAGAACCATATTAAGAAAGCCGTACACAGCACCTATTGGAATACCGGTTGTGGTAGTTAAATGATGCAAAACGTAATAAGCTCTGAAAAGAAAGCTGTAACCATCAATGATTGTGAAAGTTTTTTCTTTCATTGTAGATATTTATGTGTGCCTTTGATGGTCTATTATTTAGCTACAAAAATCAAATTCTTGTTTCCTATAGCTAAAGATTCAAATTATAATCACTATTTTATAGTTACTATAAGAAAACATATTACATAAGAGAGTTAATTATTCTGCCGCAATTTTGCTCTATCACACTAGCTATATTTAATATTCCAGCTTCATCATAATAATTTCCAATTACTTGCAAAGCAAGGGGCAAACCCTCATTGGAGAGCCCAACAGGAACAGAAATAGCAGGCAATCCTGCCAGACTCGCTGGCACAGTAAACACATCATTAATGCACATCATTAGCGGATCTGGCTTTTCATTTAAGCCAAAAGCTTCTGTTGGAGCAGATGGTACAAGTATATAATCTATTTTTTCAAATGCTTTTATGAAATCATTTCTGATTAGCGCCCTAATGCACTGCGCTTTTTCGTAATACTCATTGTAATGACCTGAAGAAAGCGCATAAGCACCAATTAAAATTCTCCTTTTTACCTCTTTACCAAAACCTTCTGCTCTTGTTAACGAATACATTTCCTCAAGGGTGTCAGCATCAACCCTAAATCCATAACGTACACCATCATAACGAGCTAGATTAGATGAAGTTTCAGCAGAACAAATTAAATAGTAGACTGGTATTGCATGTTTAGTATAAGGCAGAGCAATGTCAATAACTTCAGCACCATTTTCTTTTAAATAGGAAGTAACTTTTTCCCAATTATGGACTATTTCCTCTGAAATTCCATCCATCCTATATTCTTTTGGTATACCAATGCGCTTACCCTTGATATCGCCATTTACAAAATTGGAAAATTTAGGTACTGGCATTTCGCTTGATGTTGAGTCTTTTTCATCATAGCCACAAATCGCTTCCAGCATTAATGCTGAATCAGAAACAGAACGAGTAATTACTCCTGCTTGATCGAGAGAGCTTGCAAATGCAATCATACCAAAACGCGAACACCTTCCATAAGTTGGCTTTATTCCCACTACTCCGCAATAAGCTGCTGGTTGACGTACAGATCCACCAGTATCACTTCCTAGTGCTCCAGCACATAAAAACCCAGCAACTGATGCTGCAGATCCACC is a window from the Wolbachia endosymbiont of Armadillidium arcangelii genome containing:
- the polA gene encoding DNA polymerase I, producing MKEKTFTIIDGYSFLFRAYYVLHHLTTTTGIPIGAVYGFLNMVLKYISHSDYLTIALDSGKKNFRHDLYTKYKANRVTPPENLIPQFTILREAVEAFNLSYEEIEGYEADDIIATLAAKYTNHQDFKVVVVSSDKDLFQLLNYNILIFDPIKNIYIDEKQVIEKFGVNSNKLLDLFSLTGDASDNIPGVPGIGPKTAAKLLDEFDSLNNIIENIDNIEQTRVRNILTEHQEKALISRKLLSLCERVDLQHDVAKYEIHPPNMEKLLSFLKKYEFNSLIGKVEKLFSYNGSSTKEETEYSSEKLEKFLEHCRYEGKVAVHCHFENNALKKISLSCNEDNIFYIDQNYLQDALTIINSTLFSNGVLKIIHDIRKIRETFPTIEKVLDSIDDLMIMSYSLDTGKHDHSIPNIVAHNLSENVETFSAKTLIAIHEKLTRRLFQEKLFTIYERFDRPLMKVIFDMEKNGILLNIQKLQELSDKFQQLITVLENDIYDLAGEKFNIASPKQLSDVLFNKMGLSKKKKSKSGSYSTNYEVLEALEEEGVEIASKILSWRHLSKLKGTYTDALIKQVDPLDGRIHTNFSITITATGRLSSSNPNLQNIPIRSEEGNFIRQAFIVPKGCKIISADYSQVELRLLAHVANVAAFKEAFANRQDIHDITARQVFGVQEIDEQLRRKAKSINFGIIYGISPFGLAKRLGITIAEAAEYINYYFSCYPEIKVYMEKAVSIARQHGYIETLFGRRCFIKDINNKIPYLRQFAERAAINAPLQGTAADIIKRAMIQLFDQLKSGKIILQVHDELLVEVEEVRVQETAKLMKDIMENAVKITIPLEVEVKISDNWALNYDLNMADSKNMS
- the gatA gene encoding Asp-tRNA(Asn)/Glu-tRNA(Gln) amidotransferase subunit GatA, giving the protein MNELRRLSITEMHDGLRRRDFSAVELVETHVNAVENEQLNAFVTKTPEIAIKAAKIADEYFLKQKDNISPLMGIPVGVKDLFCTKGIKTTACSKMLENFVPTYESTVSDLLLKNGAAILGKLNMDEFAMGSANTNSYFGPVENVWIRKSDGEKVVPGGSSGGSAASVAGFLCAGALGSDTGGSVRQPAAYCGVVGIKPTYGRCSRFGMIAFASSLDQAGVITRSVSDSALMLEAICGYDEKDSTSSEMPVPKFSNFVNGDIKGKRIGIPKEYRMDGISEEIVHNWEKVTSYLKENGAEVIDIALPYTKHAIPVYYLICSAETSSNLARYDGVRYGFRVDADTLEEMYSLTRAEGFGKEVKRRILIGAYALSSGHYNEYYEKAQCIRALIRNDFIKAFEKIDYILVPSAPTEAFGLNEKPDPLMMCINDVFTVPASLAGLPAISVPVGLSNEGLPLALQVIGNYYDEAGILNIASVIEQNCGRIINSLM